The genomic window ACCGACCATGAAATATAGATTTAACGCCTGTTACCCCGGGCTATCTTGGTGCTATTTTTAGAAATCATGAAAAAGAAGCGTAATGATTTGTTTGAGAACATTACAGGTGTTGACCTTCCGCGTTTATCATGCAGTTTTGCTCGGATTGTAAACGTCAGTTGAAAAATGCGGCGGTCGGCGGCTCGACAGTGCAGCACTTTTCCGTTAATTACCCGCACCCTTGCGGAAGTCAAATGTATGCATCTTTTCGATTATCCCATTGACAGGGTCTATGCCGATTGTTCGCGAGTAGCTTTCCGGCGGGAGAGTGTCCAGTCGGCGGCTTCGGATTGTTTCATCGATGGCAGGCCCGAAACAGGCAGTTGACCAGTACGTCGTCGCCGTCCCCTTTTCCCAAAGCGAGGTCCACCGCAAAAACGATGTTACCCATGCCGGAGCAGTACGGCATAAAAGGGTTCCCAGTACAGTGCCGTCAACGCCCTGCCCCGACAGCAATGGAAGCAGACGTTAATTTGTGTACATGAACTTCGATAGTGTTACAGCCCCGGGATAAGGGTCATCTGTTTCGCTGATCCATTGAAGGATTCGATCAAAGAGTTGTTGCTTGATGGTCGCATGGGCCGGGTCATCTTTAAGATTGTTTAACTCATACGGATCTGCCACGAGGTCATAGAGATCATTCACTGAATTAATCGTTAGTGGTGCGGTGCTATCGCGAAGAATCAATTTATAACGATCAGTCACAACAGCTCTCCAAGGCTTGTTGTGAACGCAGTAGATCGAGTCGATCTCCGGCATGGAGGAACCGCGTGCGGAATTTGCCTTATTAACGCCGGCACAGGTTTTAGGAACCGGAAGTCCGCATAAGCCCAACAACGTCGGCATGACATCCACTCCACCTATCGGAACCTCAGACACATGTCCGGGTTTGGTTGTTCCCGGCAATCGCATAATGAGAGGAACGCGCACAGACTCCTCTTCCGGCTTCGATTTGTCGGTCAGATTATGGGAGTAATGCATATCCCCATGATCGGAGGTAAAGACCACGAGTGTATTATCTTTCAGCCCTTCGTTTTCTAAAAACTGCATCAGTTGCCCAAACTGATCATCAAGGGCCATGCATTGGGCAAAGTAGAGCGCCAGATTGGATGCGCCTGTATTTCCAGATACATTGGATCGGCGATCTGCCGCGGTAACCGTATAGGTTTTATATGCGGAAGGGACTTCATTGTAGGGGGTGTGCGGAGGCCCCCATGAGAGATAGCACAACCACGGCCGCGTTCGATGAGCCCGAATAAAATCTTCGGCCAATTCCCGCTGAAACTCTGGTTCATACCGATTCAGCACCTCCGTCATCACACGGCCATCATCATC from Pontiella desulfatans includes these protein-coding regions:
- a CDS encoding sulfatase-like hydrolase/transferase, which produces MNANTLTLRRRSFLSNLGALALPLTINKLYAASNVQKPNVLFVLTDQWRYSAFSHADNGDALVKTPCIDQFASEGTRWRRSYSTTPVCTPERATLVTGRYAHQHGAMQNNRMLPPGNRCLAEIFRQAGYATHYTGKTHYDGEGRYDIIDPEGNTGWIPGDSAREWRRRGFQTYQGFNRGHQYITTNPSDVAMFDDDGRVMTEVLNRYEPEFQRELAEDFIRAHRTRPWLCYLSWGPPHTPYNEVPSAYKTYTVTAADRRSNVSGNTGASNLALYFAQCMALDDQFGQLMQFLENEGLKDNTLVVFTSDHGDMHYSHNLTDKSKPEEESVRVPLIMRLPGTTKPGHVSEVPIGGVDVMPTLLGLCGLPVPKTCAGVNKANSARGSSMPEIDSIYCVHNKPWRAVVTDRYKLILRDSTAPLTINSVNDLYDLVADPYELNNLKDDPAHATIKQQLFDRILQWISETDDPYPGAVTLSKFMYTN